A stretch of Roseovarius sp. M141 DNA encodes these proteins:
- a CDS encoding HU family DNA-binding protein — translation MAKPMTKTQLVAALAEEMGSDKKSAGTALDAIIDVITREVSGGGAVTLPGVGKIYCRERPERMVRNPATGEQIKKDADKVVKMTIAKALKDSVNG, via the coding sequence ATGGCAAAACCGATGACCAAGACCCAGCTCGTCGCCGCTCTGGCAGAAGAAATGGGCAGCGATAAGAAATCAGCCGGAACGGCGCTCGATGCGATCATCGACGTCATCACGCGCGAAGTGTCCGGCGGCGGCGCCGTCACCCTTCCCGGCGTCGGCAAGATCTACTGCCGCGAGCGTCCCGAGCGTATGGTACGCAATCCCGCCACAGGCGAGCAGATCAAGAAGGACGCCGACAAGGTGGTCAAGATGACCATCGCCAAGGCGCTCAAGGACAGCGTTAACGGCTGA
- a CDS encoding DMT family transporter: MDIRSIIMGVTFSLMWSSAFTSARIIVASAPPVSALAIRFLISGLLGVLIARALGQTWRLTAPQWRACIILGICQNALYLGLYFVAMQTIEASLAVIIASTMPLLVALASWVFFGERLSPLAAAGLLAGIAGVALIMGSRFSGGIDPFGLTLCIIGVIALTIATLSVRGATSGGNFMMIVGLQMLIGGGVLSVVAVGTETLVIDWSWTLVAAFVWTTFIPGLAATLLWFRLVQRISATRAATFHFLNPFLGVATAAIILGEKLHPTDLIGVAVIMAGILTVQLSRRPKAA; this comes from the coding sequence ATGGACATACGCAGCATAATAATGGGCGTCACCTTCTCGCTCATGTGGTCCAGCGCATTTACATCCGCACGCATCATCGTGGCCTCGGCGCCGCCGGTCAGCGCGCTGGCGATACGTTTTCTCATCTCGGGTCTGCTGGGGGTTCTGATTGCGCGGGCATTGGGCCAGACATGGCGGCTGACAGCGCCGCAATGGCGGGCCTGCATCATTCTGGGGATCTGCCAGAACGCGCTATATCTCGGGCTCTATTTCGTCGCGATGCAGACGATCGAGGCATCGCTTGCCGTCATTATCGCCTCGACAATGCCACTTCTGGTTGCACTGGCCTCGTGGGTCTTCTTTGGCGAACGGCTGTCGCCACTGGCCGCAGCAGGACTGCTGGCAGGAATCGCCGGGGTGGCACTGATCATGGGCAGCCGCTTTTCGGGCGGTATCGATCCGTTCGGCCTGACCTTGTGCATCATTGGCGTCATCGCGCTGACCATCGCCACCCTCAGCGTGCGGGGCGCAACGTCGGGCGGTAACTTCATGATGATCGTCGGCCTTCAGATGCTGATCGGCGGCGGCGTGCTCAGCGTCGTGGCGGTCGGCACCGAAACACTGGTGATCGACTGGAGCTGGACGCTCGTCGCCGCTTTCGTATGGACCACCTTCATCCCCGGCCTTGCCGCCACGCTCCTTTGGTTCCGACTGGTCCAGAGGATCAGCGCGACACGCGCGGCCACGTTCCACTTTCTGAATCCCTTTCTCGGCGTCGCCACCGCCGCCATCATCCTGGGCGAGAAACTGCACCCGACCGACCTGATCGGCGTCGCGGTCATAATGGCGGGCATCCTGACAGTGCAACTGTCACGTCGCCCGAAGGCGGCGTAG
- a CDS encoding NADP-dependent malic enzyme, producing MANPKFTPEEALAFHLEPTPGKFEITATVPMTTQRDLSLAYSPGVAVPCLAIQDTPEAAYDYTNKGNLVAVISNGTAVLGLGNLGALASKPVMEGKAVLFKRFADVNSIDIELDTEDADEFCNAVRLMGPTFGGINLEDIKAPECFIIEQRLKEEMDIPVFHDDQHGTAVICAAGLINALHLSGKKIEDVRIVLNGAGAAGIACLELLKTMGARHENTMMCDTKGVIYQGRSDGMNQWKSAHAVETDRRSLADAMEGADVFLGVSAKGAVTQDMVASMAPDPVIFAMANPDPEITPEEAHAVREDAIVATGRSDYPNQVNNVLGFPYLFRGALDVHARAINDEMKIACAQALAALARQDVPDEVNMAYGRKLAFGRDYIIPAPFDPRLIYMIPPAVAKACMDTGAARRPIVDMDSYEASLKARMDPTASIMRSINARARQAQARMIFAEGDDLRVLRAAVQYQRAGMGKALVVGRADEVKSNLAGAGMADAVDELEIVNAANTEHLETYRNFLYDRLKRKGFDRHDINRLASRDRHVFASLMLAHGHGDGLITGATRKSTYILDLINHVFDADAEHGVAGVTALMYKGRIVLIADTLVQEWPDENDLADIAERAATVARNLGLEPRVAFVSFSTFGYPKSERAEKMHRAPTVLEARGVDFEFEGEMTVDVALNPVAQEAYPFQRLTGPANILIVPARHSASISVKLMQEMAGATVIGPILSGLDKSVQICSSSSTATDIVNMAVLAACKVG from the coding sequence ATGGCAAACCCAAAGTTCACCCCAGAAGAGGCGCTGGCCTTTCACCTAGAGCCGACACCGGGGAAGTTCGAGATTACCGCGACCGTCCCGATGACGACGCAGCGCGATCTGAGCCTGGCCTATTCGCCGGGGGTGGCCGTTCCATGCCTTGCCATTCAGGATACCCCGGAAGCGGCTTATGACTATACGAACAAGGGCAATCTGGTCGCCGTGATTTCCAACGGCACTGCCGTTTTGGGGCTGGGCAATCTGGGCGCGCTGGCGTCCAAGCCGGTGATGGAAGGCAAGGCGGTGCTGTTCAAACGCTTTGCCGACGTGAATTCCATCGATATCGAGCTGGATACAGAAGACGCGGACGAATTCTGCAACGCGGTGCGCCTGATGGGGCCGACATTCGGCGGCATCAACCTCGAGGATATCAAGGCGCCGGAATGCTTTATCATCGAGCAGCGCCTGAAGGAAGAGATGGACATCCCCGTCTTTCACGACGACCAGCACGGCACGGCGGTGATCTGCGCGGCAGGTCTGATCAACGCGCTGCATCTATCTGGCAAGAAGATCGAGGATGTCCGCATCGTGCTGAACGGGGCCGGGGCGGCGGGGATTGCCTGCCTTGAGCTGTTGAAAACAATGGGCGCGCGGCACGAGAATACCATGATGTGCGACACCAAGGGGGTGATCTATCAGGGCCGCTCGGACGGGATGAACCAGTGGAAATCCGCGCATGCGGTCGAAACGGACCGACGCTCGCTGGCGGACGCGATGGAGGGCGCCGACGTGTTTCTGGGCGTGTCGGCCAAGGGAGCGGTGACACAGGACATGGTCGCCAGCATGGCGCCCGATCCGGTGATCTTTGCCATGGCCAACCCCGACCCGGAAATCACCCCGGAGGAGGCGCATGCCGTGCGCGAGGATGCCATCGTTGCCACCGGGCGCAGCGATTACCCCAATCAGGTGAACAACGTGCTTGGCTTTCCCTACCTGTTTCGCGGCGCGCTGGACGTCCATGCCCGCGCCATCAACGACGAGATGAAGATCGCCTGCGCGCAGGCATTGGCCGCGCTGGCCCGCCAGGACGTGCCGGACGAGGTGAACATGGCCTATGGCCGCAAGCTGGCCTTTGGGCGCGACTACATCATCCCCGCGCCGTTCGATCCGCGCCTGATTTACATGATTCCGCCCGCGGTGGCCAAGGCGTGCATGGACACTGGCGCCGCGCGGCGGCCTATCGTCGATATGGACTCCTACGAGGCCTCGCTCAAGGCGCGAATGGACCCGACGGCCAGCATCATGCGCTCGATCAACGCGCGGGCGCGCCAGGCGCAGGCACGGATGATCTTTGCCGAGGGCGACGATCTGCGCGTGTTGCGCGCTGCCGTGCAGTATCAGCGCGCAGGCATGGGCAAGGCGCTGGTCGTGGGCCGCGCGGATGAGGTCAAGTCCAATCTGGCGGGGGCGGGCATGGCCGATGCGGTGGACGAATTGGAAATCGTGAACGCCGCCAACACCGAACATCTGGAGACATACCGCAACTTTCTGTATGATCGCCTGAAGCGCAAAGGGTTTGATCGCCACGATATCAACCGGCTGGCCAGCCGCGACCGGCATGTGTTCGCATCGCTGATGCTGGCGCATGGGCATGGTGACGGCCTGATCACCGGGGCGACGCGCAAATCGACCTACATCCTGGATCTGATTAACCACGTCTTCGATGCGGATGCCGAACACGGCGTCGCGGGTGTCACCGCCCTGATGTACAAGGGACGCATCGTGCTGATCGCTGACACATTGGTGCAGGAATGGCCGGACGAGAATGATCTGGCCGATATCGCCGAACGCGCCGCGACGGTTGCCCGCAATCTGGGGCTGGAGCCGCGTGTGGCTTTTGTCAGCTTTTCCACCTTTGGCTACCCAAAATCCGAGCGCGCCGAAAAAATGCACCGCGCGCCGACTGTTCTGGAGGCACGCGGCGTCGATTTCGAGTTCGAAGGCGAGATGACCGTAGATGTTGCGCTGAATCCGGTCGCGCAGGAGGCCTATCCGTTCCAGCGCCTGACCGGTCCGGCGAACATTCTGATCGTACCGGCGCGGCACTCGGCCTCGATCTCGGTCAAGTTGATGCAGGAAATGGCGGGCGCCACCGTGATCGGCCCGATCCTGTCGGGGCTGGATAAGTCGGTGCAGATCTGTTCGTCGTCATCGACAGCGACCGACATCGTCAACATGGCTGTGCTGGCGGCGTGCAAGGTCGGATAA
- the mutS gene encoding DNA mismatch repair protein MutS yields MMAQYLDIKAEHQDALLFYRMGDFYELFFDDAALAAEALDIALTKRGKHAGKDIAMCGVPFHAAEGYLLTLIRKGFRVAVCEQLENPAEAKKRGGKSVVKRGVVRLVTPGTLTEESLLEARRHNYLAAIAEVRGAHALAWSDISTGALHVMSLEAARIGPELARLSPSEVLIADGSETDLAGLVTESGAAVTPLGRSAFDSTGAAARLCALFGVTSLDAFGPFERAEIAALGAVVEYLEITQKGKLPLLQPPQRENLAGVMQIDSATRRNLELTHALSGGRAGTLLSVMDRTVTAGGARLLERRLSAPSRRLDVIQVRLDRVSFAVERSGFRQSLRDHLRKVPDLDRALSRLGLDRGGPRDLAAVRNALEGAEAIAILMRRDDIQPELAQLADDLTGHDTLADLLDQALIAEPPHLARDGGFIAAGYDSDLDEARQLRDEGRGVIAKMQAEYAQQTGISSLKIKHNNVLGYFVDVTATHAEKMLSAPLSETFKHRQTTANQVRFTTVALSEMETRILNAGGRALEIEKRLFDTLRTAILADAAKLTQAARALAELDLSAALADLAVECGWCRPDVDDSRALKIVQGRHPVVEHALRTQGSGPFVANDCTLGAASDIWLLTGPNMAGKSTFLRQNALIVLLAQTGSFVPAKSAHVGMISQLFSRVGASDDLARGRSTFMVEMVETAAILNQADDKALVILDEIGRGTATYDGLSIAWATLEHLHEVNSCRALFATHYHELTNLTEKLARVDNATVTVKEHEGDVIFLHEVRRGAADRSYGVQVAKLAGLPHTVIERARVVLDALERGEREGGSARQALIDDLPLFSSRPVPPPVKTAPSKVEAAVRGILPDDLSPRDALQIIYDLKAMLDQAGSN; encoded by the coding sequence ATGATGGCGCAGTATCTGGACATCAAGGCCGAGCATCAGGACGCCCTGCTGTTCTATCGCATGGGCGATTTCTACGAGCTTTTCTTTGACGATGCCGCCCTCGCCGCCGAGGCGCTGGATATCGCGCTGACAAAACGCGGCAAACATGCGGGCAAGGATATCGCCATGTGCGGTGTGCCCTTCCACGCGGCCGAGGGGTATCTGCTGACGCTGATCCGCAAGGGGTTTCGCGTCGCGGTCTGCGAGCAGCTGGAAAACCCGGCCGAGGCAAAGAAACGCGGCGGAAAATCCGTGGTCAAACGCGGCGTCGTTCGGCTGGTCACACCCGGCACCCTGACCGAGGAATCGCTGCTGGAGGCGCGCCGTCACAATTACCTGGCCGCCATCGCGGAGGTGCGCGGCGCGCATGCGCTGGCCTGGAGCGATATTTCGACCGGCGCCCTGCATGTGATGTCGCTGGAGGCGGCGCGCATCGGCCCGGAACTGGCCCGCCTCAGCCCGAGCGAAGTGTTGATTGCTGACGGATCAGAGACTGATTTGGCCGGTTTAGTGACTGAATCGGGCGCTGCAGTCACACCCTTGGGCCGCTCGGCGTTCGACAGCACCGGCGCGGCAGCGCGGCTATGTGCGCTGTTTGGCGTCACTTCTCTGGATGCGTTCGGCCCGTTCGAACGGGCCGAAATCGCCGCCTTGGGCGCCGTGGTTGAATATCTGGAGATCACGCAGAAGGGCAAGCTGCCCCTGCTCCAGCCGCCGCAGCGCGAAAACCTGGCCGGTGTCATGCAGATCGATTCCGCCACAAGGCGCAATCTGGAACTGACGCACGCGCTGTCGGGCGGCCGGGCGGGCACCTTGCTGTCAGTCATGGACCGCACGGTTACCGCGGGCGGCGCGCGTCTGCTTGAACGCCGCTTGTCCGCGCCGTCACGGCGGCTGGACGTCATTCAGGTCCGGCTGGATAGGGTATCCTTTGCCGTGGAGCGGTCTGGCTTTAGACAATCTCTGCGCGATCATCTGCGCAAGGTGCCCGACCTTGACCGCGCGCTGTCGCGTCTGGGGCTGGATCGCGGCGGGCCGCGTGATCTGGCCGCCGTGCGCAACGCGCTGGAGGGCGCAGAAGCCATCGCCATCTTGATGCGCCGTGACGATATACAGCCTGAACTTGCGCAGCTGGCCGATGATCTGACCGGCCATGATACGCTGGCCGATCTGCTGGATCAGGCGCTGATCGCCGAGCCGCCGCATCTGGCGCGCGACGGCGGGTTTATTGCTGCGGGATATGATTCCGACCTGGATGAGGCCCGCCAGCTGCGCGACGAAGGGCGCGGCGTCATCGCGAAAATGCAGGCGGAATACGCGCAGCAGACCGGAATTTCGTCGCTAAAGATAAAACATAACAATGTCTTAGGATATTTTGTCGATGTCACGGCGACCCATGCGGAAAAAATGCTGTCTGCGCCGCTGAGCGAGACGTTTAAACATCGGCAGACCACGGCAAATCAGGTGCGGTTTACCACCGTTGCGCTATCCGAAATGGAAACGCGTATCCTGAACGCCGGCGGTCGCGCACTTGAGATCGAAAAACGGCTGTTTGATACGCTGAGAACTGCCATTCTGGCCGATGCTGCAAAGCTGACTCAGGCGGCCCGCGCGCTGGCCGAGCTCGATCTGAGCGCCGCGCTGGCCGATCTGGCCGTCGAATGTGGCTGGTGCCGCCCCGACGTCGATGACAGCCGGGCGCTGAAAATCGTGCAGGGCCGCCACCCGGTCGTGGAACACGCCCTGCGCACGCAAGGCAGCGGGCCGTTCGTGGCCAATGATTGCACACTGGGCGCGGCCAGCGACATCTGGCTGCTGACCGGCCCGAACATGGCGGGTAAATCCACGTTCCTGCGGCAGAATGCGCTGATCGTCCTTTTGGCGCAAACCGGCAGCTTCGTGCCTGCCAAATCAGCCCATGTCGGCATGATCAGCCAGTTGTTCAGCCGCGTCGGGGCCTCGGATGATCTGGCGCGGGGCCGGTCGACCTTTATGGTCGAGATGGTCGAAACCGCCGCGATCCTCAATCAGGCTGACGACAAGGCGCTGGTGATCCTGGATGAGATCGGGCGCGGCACGGCAACCTATGACGGGCTGTCCATCGCCTGGGCCACGCTGGAACATCTGCACGAGGTCAATAGCTGCCGCGCCCTGTTTGCCACCCACTACCATGAACTGACCAACCTGACGGAGAAACTCGCCCGCGTCGATAACGCCACCGTCACCGTCAAGGAACACGAGGGCGACGTCATTTTCCTGCACGAGGTCCGGCGCGGCGCCGCCGACCGGTCCTATGGTGTGCAGGTGGCGAAACTGGCCGGGTTGCCGCACACGGTGATCGAGCGCGCACGCGTCGTCCTGGACGCCCTGGAGCGGGGCGAACGCGAAGGCGGCAGCGCGCGGCAGGCCCTGATCGACGATTTGCCACTGTTCTCCAGCCGCCCGGTGCCGCCGCCTGTCAAAACCGCGCCGTCAAAGGTCGAAGCCGCCGTAAGAGGCATCTTGCCCGATGATCTGAGTCCGCGCGACGCGCTTCAGATCATTTACGATCTAAAAGCGATGCTGGATCAGGCTGGATCGAACTAA
- a CDS encoding nucleotide exchange factor GrpE, whose product MAERNENDFLDDIAEAEAEAYDDAGAEISDEAIELDSLRAERDKFHDKFLRALADAENVRKRADRDRREAENYGGSKLARDLLPVYDNMKRAVDSIGEDQREASAALIEGIELTMRELIAIFARHGVRIVSPQVGDRFDPQHHEAMFEAPLPGTKAGDIIQVSAEGFMLHDRILRPAQVGVSSMQG is encoded by the coding sequence ATGGCAGAGCGCAACGAGAACGATTTTCTGGATGACATCGCAGAGGCCGAGGCCGAAGCGTATGACGACGCCGGAGCCGAAATCTCCGACGAGGCGATCGAGCTGGATTCGCTCCGGGCCGAGCGGGACAAGTTTCACGACAAGTTCCTGCGCGCGTTGGCGGACGCTGAAAACGTGCGCAAGCGTGCGGACAGGGATCGCCGCGAGGCTGAAAATTACGGTGGGTCCAAACTGGCCCGCGATCTGCTGCCGGTCTATGACAACATGAAACGCGCCGTCGATTCGATTGGCGAGGATCAGCGCGAAGCGTCCGCGGCCCTGATCGAAGGGATCGAGCTAACGATGCGCGAGCTGATCGCGATCTTCGCCCGGCACGGCGTGCGCATCGTGTCGCCGCAGGTCGGGGACCGGTTTGATCCGCAGCATCACGAGGCGATGTTCGAGGCGCCGTTGCCGGGGACCAAGGCCGGCGACATCATCCAGGTCTCGGCCGAGGGATTCATGCTGCACGACCGCATACTGCGCCCGGCGCAGGTGGGCGTGTCGTCGATGCAGGGCTGA
- the hrcA gene encoding heat-inducible transcriptional repressor HrcA, whose translation MSDGRKLLEEMNDRSREVFRRVVEGYLSTGSPVGSRNLTRDMSEKISAATVRNVMQDLEYMGLLDSPHVSAGRIPTQSGLRMFVDGLLEVGDLQTADRELMDSSMSSNAQDVAGVLDRIGQTLSGVTQGASLVLAPKHEAPIKHIEFVGLGHDRALVVLVFADGHVENRIFAPPPGQTPSSMREAANFLNALVEGKTLSEVQTVIARHIQDRRQEIDQLAHAMVESGLAVWAGEGEGPERLIVRGRSHLLNAGGDEGELERIRTLFDDLERKRDIANFLELADEGEGVRIFIGSENKLFSLSGSSLVVSPYMNADRKIVGAVGVIGPTRLNYGRIVPIVNYTAQLVGKLIADRS comes from the coding sequence ATGAGCGACGGCAGAAAACTGCTGGAAGAGATGAACGACCGCTCCCGCGAGGTGTTTCGCCGGGTGGTAGAGGGGTATCTGTCGACCGGATCGCCCGTCGGATCGCGCAACCTGACCCGCGACATGAGCGAGAAGATCAGCGCCGCGACCGTGCGCAATGTCATGCAGGACCTCGAATACATGGGCCTGCTGGACAGCCCGCATGTCAGTGCCGGCCGTATCCCCACGCAAAGCGGGCTGCGTATGTTTGTCGACGGTCTGTTGGAGGTTGGCGATCTGCAAACCGCCGACCGCGAGCTGATGGACAGCTCCATGTCGTCCAATGCACAGGACGTCGCGGGCGTGCTGGACCGGATCGGCCAGACGCTGTCGGGTGTCACGCAGGGCGCGTCGCTGGTTCTGGCGCCGAAACACGAGGCGCCGATCAAGCATATCGAATTTGTCGGGCTGGGCCATGACCGCGCGCTGGTGGTTCTGGTCTTTGCCGATGGGCATGTGGAAAACCGGATTTTCGCGCCCCCGCCCGGACAAACCCCCAGTTCCATGCGCGAGGCTGCGAATTTCCTGAATGCGCTGGTCGAGGGCAAGACGCTGAGCGAGGTGCAGACCGTCATCGCCCGCCACATTCAGGACCGCCGTCAGGAAATCGATCAACTGGCCCATGCGATGGTCGAAAGCGGCCTTGCCGTCTGGGCCGGAGAGGGTGAGGGGCCGGAGCGCCTGATCGTGCGGGGCCGGTCCCATCTGTTGAACGCAGGTGGAGATGAGGGCGAGCTGGAGCGGATACGAACGCTGTTCGATGATCTGGAGCGCAAGCGCGACATTGCCAATTTTCTGGAACTGGCGGACGAGGGCGAGGGTGTGCGCATCTTTATCGGGTCTGAGAACAAACTTTTCTCACTTTCGGGTTCCTCTTTGGTTGTCTCTCCATATATGAACGCTGACCGGAAGATCGTCGGTGCCGTGGGGGTCATTGGACCCACACGGCTGAATTATGGGCGGATCGTTCCGATCGTGAATTATACGGCGCAGCTGGTGGGCAAGCTGATCGCCGACAGAAGTTGA
- the rph gene encoding ribonuclease PH, translating into MRPSGRELSEMRAVSIETGVTKHAEGSCMIRIGDTHVLCTATIEDRVPPFIKGSGLGWVTAEYGMLPRSTTSRMRREATAGKQGGRTVEIQRLIGRSLRAGVDRVALGERQITVDCDVIQADGGTRCAAITGGWVALKLAVQKLIKTGAVVSDPLVDPVAAVSCGLYAGQAVLDLDYPEDSEAGVDGNFIMTQSGKLIEVQMSAEGATFNRDQMNQLMDLAEIGVAQLAAAQLAAVNA; encoded by the coding sequence ATGCGCCCGTCCGGACGAGAACTAAGCGAAATGCGTGCCGTTTCAATCGAAACCGGCGTGACAAAACATGCCGAAGGATCCTGCATGATCCGCATCGGCGACACCCATGTATTGTGCACCGCCACGATTGAGGACCGCGTACCGCCCTTCATCAAGGGGTCTGGGCTGGGCTGGGTCACCGCAGAATACGGCATGTTGCCCCGGTCGACAACATCGCGCATGCGCCGCGAGGCAACCGCCGGCAAGCAAGGCGGCCGCACCGTCGAAATCCAGCGCCTGATCGGGCGCAGCCTGCGCGCGGGCGTTGACCGCGTGGCACTGGGCGAACGCCAGATCACCGTCGATTGCGATGTCATTCAGGCCGACGGCGGCACCCGCTGCGCTGCCATCACCGGCGGCTGGGTCGCGCTGAAGCTGGCCGTGCAGAAGCTGATCAAGACCGGCGCCGTCGTGTCCGACCCGCTGGTTGATCCGGTCGCGGCGGTGTCCTGCGGGCTCTATGCCGGGCAGGCCGTGCTGGATCTGGATTACCCCGAAGATAGCGAGGCAGGCGTCGACGGAAATTTCATCATGACCCAGTCAGGCAAATTGATCGAAGTGCAGATGTCCGCCGAAGGCGCCACATTCAACCGCGATCAGATGAACCAGTTGATGGACCTTGCTGAAATAGGCGTGGCGCAACTGGCCGCAGCCCAACTGGCAGCGGTCAATGCGTAA
- a CDS encoding non-canonical purine NTP pyrophosphatase: MRKFTGDTLLVATHNAGKLAEIASLLQPYGIKVIGAAERDLAEPDETETSFAGNARIKAHAAAAASGLPSLSDDSGIEIDALGGAPGVYTADWAETPEGRDFAMAMTKAHDKLRANGAAQPWSARFCCTLVLAWPDGHNEVFPGTVEGRFIWPMRGENGHGYDPIFQPTGYDITFAEMDPDLKNRISHRADAFARLVKGCFD; encoded by the coding sequence ATGCGTAAATTCACCGGCGATACGCTGCTGGTGGCAACGCATAACGCAGGCAAGCTGGCGGAGATCGCCAGTTTGCTACAGCCCTACGGCATCAAGGTGATCGGCGCCGCCGAGCGCGATCTGGCCGAACCGGACGAGACTGAAACCAGCTTTGCCGGGAACGCGCGGATCAAGGCGCATGCCGCCGCCGCGGCGAGCGGCCTGCCCTCCCTATCGGATGACTCTGGGATCGAAATCGACGCGCTTGGCGGCGCCCCCGGTGTCTATACAGCAGATTGGGCCGAAACGCCCGAGGGTCGTGACTTTGCCATGGCAATGACCAAGGCACATGACAAGCTGCGCGCCAACGGCGCGGCCCAGCCATGGTCCGCGCGGTTCTGCTGCACCTTGGTGCTGGCCTGGCCCGACGGTCATAACGAGGTGTTTCCCGGCACCGTCGAAGGGCGGTTCATCTGGCCAATGCGCGGAGAAAATGGCCACGGTTATGACCCGATATTCCAGCCCACCGGCTACGACATCACGTTTGCGGAAATGGACCCGGATCTGAAAAACCGCATCAGCCATCGCGCCGATGCCTTTGCCAGACTGGTGAAGGGCTGCTTTGATTGA
- the hemW gene encoding radical SAM family heme chaperone HemW — MEDWRYGGFGLYLHWPFCAAKCPYCDFNSHVSNVIDHDAWRTAYLRQIDRYAALTTGRVLNSVFFGGGTPSLMPAETVQAILDRIRHHWTLANDLEITLEANPGSVEATRFAGYAAAGVNRISMGIQALNDTDLRRLGRIHSVAEARAAFDIARSHFDRVSFDLIYARQDQTLADWRAELSEALSMAVDHLSLYQLTIEPGTAFGARQDAGGLRGLPTDDLAVDMYEVTRDLCGAAGMPAYEVSNHAAPGAESRHNLIYWRQGDYIGIGPGAHGRLTLDGTRWATEAFSNPARWLGSSHDAKSEKPWAAVPHRDRAGEYLMMGLRLSTGIDVLRYENLAKAPLDPSVIARLTDLGMVQFDGTTLAATAQGRMLLNSVITELLPD, encoded by the coding sequence ATTGAAGATTGGCGATATGGGGGTTTTGGCCTCTATCTGCACTGGCCATTCTGTGCGGCCAAATGCCCCTATTGCGACTTCAACAGCCACGTATCGAACGTCATTGACCACGACGCCTGGCGCACCGCCTACCTGCGCCAGATTGACCGCTATGCCGCATTGACTACGGGCCGGGTCCTGAATTCGGTGTTCTTCGGCGGCGGCACGCCCAGCCTAATGCCCGCCGAGACGGTTCAGGCGATCCTGGATCGCATACGCCATCATTGGACGCTGGCGAACGATCTGGAAATAACGCTAGAGGCGAACCCCGGCTCGGTCGAGGCAACGCGTTTCGCCGGTTATGCCGCTGCGGGCGTAAACCGCATTTCCATGGGCATTCAGGCGCTGAATGACACGGATCTCAGGCGTTTGGGGCGCATCCATTCCGTTGCCGAAGCGCGCGCGGCCTTCGACATTGCCCGGTCCCATTTTGATCGGGTCAGCTTTGACTTGATCTATGCCCGGCAGGATCAGACGCTGGCCGATTGGCGCGCCGAACTGTCCGAGGCGCTGTCGATGGCGGTCGACCACCTATCCCTTTACCAGTTGACGATCGAGCCGGGCACAGCCTTTGGCGCGCGCCAGGACGCGGGTGGGTTGCGCGGATTGCCAACCGACGATCTGGCCGTCGATATGTATGAAGTCACCCGGGACCTGTGCGGCGCGGCGGGCATGCCCGCCTATGAGGTGTCAAATCATGCCGCACCAGGCGCTGAATCGCGGCACAATCTGATCTACTGGCGGCAGGGCGACTACATCGGGATCGGGCCAGGCGCGCATGGCAGGCTTACATTGGATGGCACACGTTGGGCGACCGAGGCCTTCTCCAATCCTGCCAGATGGCTGGGTAGCAGCCATGATGCGAAATCGGAAAAACCCTGGGCCGCTGTCCCCCATCGGGACCGGGCTGGCGAATACCTGATGATGGGCCTGCGCCTGTCCACCGGGATAGACGTCCTGCGTTACGAAAATCTGGCCAAGGCCCCGCTTGACCCGTCTGTGATAGCCCGGCTGACAGATCTTGGCATGGTCCAATTCGACGGCACGACGCTTGCCGCGACCGCGCAAGGGCGGATGCTATTGAATTCCGTCATTACCGAGCTGTTGCCGGACTGA